A portion of the Salminus brasiliensis chromosome 11, fSalBra1.hap2, whole genome shotgun sequence genome contains these proteins:
- the LOC140565022 gene encoding LOW QUALITY PROTEIN: NLR family CARD domain-containing protein 3-like (The sequence of the model RefSeq protein was modified relative to this genomic sequence to represent the inferred CDS: substituted 2 bases at 2 genomic stop codons) translates to MKNKYESLFEGIKTEGNRTLLNRIYTQLYIIEGESEGVNEEHEVLQMEKTHRRHREDTPINCSDIFKPIQDHKYLKYKGREDEEPKGLRSVLTKGIAGIGKTVSVQKFILDWAEGKANQDVDFMFVLSFRELNLIKDRQYSLHGLLCDFHPELKDLDPKSYDKLKAVLIFDGLDESRIPLNFEECEKVSDITMTSSVGVLMTNLIRGELLPSALIWITCRPAAANQIPPKHINRVTEIQGFNDPQKEEYFRKRISDQDQAQKIISHIKTVRSLHIMCHIPVFCWISATVLQRLNKHHHSEIPKTLTEMYSHFLITQTNMKNQKYEEKDERDPKKLLESNRTKLLKLAELAFKQLMKGNVMFYEEDLRESSIDVTEASVYSGVFTEIFREECVLYQRKVYCFVHLSFQEFLAAVYVFHCYRRKNMEDVLWSDNLPLGSDIDEDRSSTRRNHYRFLPKNNPLDDLLKGAVDKAVKSQTGHLDLFLRFLLGISLKSNRTLLQGLLVHTHIHSKTISEYIKSLIKGDHSSLSTERSLNLFLCLSEMKDQSLSREIQEYLKSEKRSDVKLSPGQCSALACMLLTSVEVLGELDLKKYNTSEEGYRRLIPAVTVCRRAVLAGCSLTTDSCRALCSALQSINSSMKQLILSYNDLQDSGVELISAGLKSSHCKLETLGMAVCNSERSCCASLGSALQSVNSSLKELDLSSNDLKDSGVELLSAGLRSSHCKLEKLRXSFCKLIRQLECXCISEFGVHFFVLQLILALCKFLLSFLTIFTSSRLSGCMVTEEGCSSLASALRSNPSRLRELDLTYNHPGESGVKLLSDVLEDPHCKLKKLMVEHGGKHRIKPGLSKYACKLTLDPNTAHRRLSLSEGNRKVECVREDQPYPDHPDRFDQWQVLSVESLTGRCFWEAEWRAERWTDVAVSYRGIRRKGRCEDALFGYNSQSWSLHHFHNSYSVYHNKKRISESLHTPQSNRVGVYLDWPAGTLSFYSISSDTHTLTHIHTLHTTFTEPLYAGFGVHPDSSVCIR, encoded by the exons ATGAAGAACAAGTACGAGAGCTTATTTGAAGGAATCAAAACAGAAGGAAATAGAACCCTCCTGAACAGGATTTACACACAGCTCTACAtcatagagggagagagtgaagggGTGAATGAAGAACATGAGGTTCTACAGATGGAGAAAACACACAGGAGACACAGAGAAGATACTCCAATCAACTGCTCAGACATCTTTAAACCTATACAGGATCATAAATATCTCAAATACAAAGGACGAGAAGATGAAGAACCAAAAGGTCTCAGAAGTGTGCTGACTAAAGGCATTGCTGGAATTGGAAAAACTGTCTCTGTGCAGAAGTTCATTCTGGACTGGGCCGAGGGAAAAGCCAATCAGGATGTAGATTTCATGTTTGTTCTTTCGTTCCGGGAGCTAAACTTGATTAAAGACCGTCAGTACAGTCTTCATGGACTTCTGTGTGACTTCCATCCTGAGCTTAAAGACCTGGATCCAAAAAGCTATGACAAGCTCAAAGCTGTGCTCATATTTGATGGTCTGGATGAAAGCAGAATTCCACTGAACTTTGAGGAGTGTGAAAAAGTATCTGACATCACCATGACATCATCAGTGGGTGTGTTGATGACCAACCTCATCAGAGGAGAACTGCTTCCCTCTGCTCTAATCTGGATAACCTGCCGACcagcagcagccaatcagatcccTCCTAAACACATCAACCGTGTGACGGAAATCCAGGGATTCAATGACCCACAGAAGGAAGAGTACTTCAGGAAGAGGATCAGTGACCAAGACCAAGCCCAGAAAATCATCTCCCACATTAAGACAGTGAGGAGCCTCCACATCATGTGCCACATTCCCGTCTTCTGCTGGATCTCAGCCACTGTGCTTCAGAGACTCAATAAACATCATCACTCAGAAATCCCTAAAACTCTGACTGAAATGTATTCCCACTTCCTGATCACTCAGACCAACATGAAGAACCAGAAGTATgaggagaaagatgagagagaccCAAAGAAACTGCTGGAATCCAACAGAACCAAGCTTCTAAAACTGGCTGAACTGGCTTTCAAACAGCTGATGAAGGGCAATGTGATGTTCTATGAAGAGGACCTGAGAGAAAGCAGTATTGATGTCACAGAGGCCTCAGTGTATTCTGGGGTTTTTACTGAGATCTTTAGGGAGGAATGTGTGCTTTACCAGAGAAAGGTCTACTGCTTTGTTCATCTGAGCTTTCAGGAGTTCCTGGCTGCTGTTTATGTGTTTCACTGCTACAGGAGGAAAAACATGGAGGATGTACTGTGGTCTGACAATCTTCCACTGG GCTCTGACATTGATGAGGACAGAAGTAGCACCAGGAGAAATCACTACAGATTTCTGCCTAAGAATAATCCACTGGATGATCTGCTAAAGGGAGCTGTGGACAAAGCTGTAAAGAGTCAGACTGGACACCTGGATCTTTTCCTCCGTTTCCTGCTGGGCATCTCACTGAAGTCCAATCGGACACTCTTACAGGGTCTActggttcacacacacatacattcaaaGACAATCTCAGAGTACATCAAGAGCCTAATCAAAGGAGATCACAGTTCTCTTTCTACTGAAAGATCCCTCAATctgttcctctgtctgtctgaaatgAAGGACCAGTCTCTCTCCCGAGAGATTCAGGAGTATCTAAAATCAGAGAAACGATCAGACGTAAAGCTTTCTCCTGGACAGTGTTCAGCATTAGCCTGCATGCTTCTGACCTCAGTGGAGGTGCTGGGGGAGCTGGACCTGAAGAAATACAATACATCAGAGGAGGGTTATAGGAGACTGATCCCAGCTGTGACTGTCTGCAGAAGAGCTGT ACTTGCTGGTTGTTCTCTTACCACAGACTCCTGTAGAGCTCTTTGCTCTGCTCTACAGTCAATAAACTCCTCCATGAAACAGCTGATCCTCAGttacaatgacctgcaggattcaggagttgAGCTgatctctgctggactgaaaagttcacactgtaaactggagacactcgG AATGGCTGTGTGTAATTCTGAGCGAAGCTGTTGTGCATCTCTGGGGTCAGCTCTGCAGTCAGTAAactcctccctgaaagagctggacctcagtagCAATGACCTGAAagattcaggagtggagctaCTCTCTGCTGGACTTAGAAGTTCACATTGCAAACTGGAGAAACTCAGGTGATCTTTCTGTAAATTA ATCAGACAACTTGAGTGTTAATGTATCTCAGAATTTGGTGTTCATTTTTTTGTTCTGCAGCTGATTTTGGCTTTGTGTAAATTCCTTCTGTCTTTTTTAACCATCTTTACCTCCTCCAGATTGTCTGGATGTATGGTTACAGAAGAAGGCTGTTCTTctctggcttcagctctgaGATCAAACCCCTCCCGCCTGAGAGAACTGGATCTGACCTATAATCATCCAGGAGAGTCTGGAGTGAAGCTGCTTTCTGATGTACTGGAGGATCCACACTGTAAACTGAAGAAACTGAT gGTTGAACATGGAGGCAAACACAGGATAAAACCAGGATTAAGTAAAT atgcTTGTAAACTCACTCTGGacccaaacacagcacacagacgtctctctctgtctgagggGAACAGAAAggtggagtgtgtgagagaagatCAGCCATATCCGGATCATCCAGACAGATTTGATCAGTGGCAGGTTCTGAGTGTGGAGAGTCTGACTGGACGCTGTTTCTGGGAGGCTgagtggagagcagaaaggtggACTGATGTTGCCGTGTCTTACAGAGGAATCCGGAGGAAAGGACGCTGTGAAGATGCTCTGTTTGGATACAATAGTCAGTCCTGGAGTCTGCACCACTTTCATAACAGCTACTCTGTTTATCACAATAAGAAGAGAATCAGTGAAAGTCTCCACACTCCCCAGTCTAACAGAGTAGGGGTGTATCTGGACTGGCCCGCCGGcactctgtccttctacagTATCtcatctgacacacacacactgacccacatacacacactccatacCACATTCACTGAGCCGCTCTACGCAGGGTTTGGGGTTCACCCTGATTCCTCAGTGTGTATAAGATAG